Proteins found in one Chloroflexota bacterium genomic segment:
- a CDS encoding Rieske 2Fe-2S domain-containing protein → MLTKEQNELLTRVGPGTAAGELLRRYWLPAALSEELPPGAPPVPIRLLGEDLVLFRPDDSAGGAPALLGLHCAHRGADLSYGRLEDGGLRCIYHGWLYDRHGNCLEQPGEPAGSDYFQRVKQRAYPCHETGGVVFAYLGPGDPPLFPNYEMFRVPDDHRWVHKHYHECSYLQGNEGNIDTLHVRFLHRFLPGSRFSQGLSGESKASASFERAPAPHCEQTHFGVRIYEFHDEDDATHVQTKNFVMPVTCAVGGGPTATGDGYLMNWHVPIDDTHHWRYSMAFKRSGPIDARFRVARESVTDEHYRFPRNKANRYLQDREEQKRDTYSGMGPIFVVHDSFATETQGEIQDRVQEHLAASDGGIVATRLVMLRAIQAVSEGRDPVHVLRRPEDQDRLLDINVIHERLPLGTRWDQFGARLAHAPVANVVTP, encoded by the coding sequence TTCCGCCGGGTGCTCCACCTGTCCCCATCCGGCTCCTGGGTGAGGACCTCGTCCTCTTTCGCCCCGACGATTCGGCAGGCGGTGCGCCCGCGCTCCTTGGGCTCCACTGCGCGCACCGGGGCGCCGATCTCTCCTACGGTCGCCTGGAGGATGGCGGGCTGCGGTGCATCTACCATGGCTGGCTCTACGACCGCCACGGCAATTGCCTCGAGCAGCCCGGGGAGCCGGCAGGTAGCGACTACTTCCAGCGGGTGAAGCAGCGCGCATATCCGTGCCACGAGACCGGCGGCGTGGTCTTCGCGTACCTGGGACCGGGCGATCCGCCGCTCTTTCCCAACTACGAGATGTTTCGCGTGCCGGACGACCACCGCTGGGTGCACAAGCACTATCACGAGTGCAGCTATCTCCAGGGCAACGAAGGGAACATCGACACGCTCCACGTCCGCTTCCTGCACCGCTTTCTGCCCGGGAGCCGTTTCAGCCAGGGCCTCAGCGGCGAAAGTAAAGCGTCGGCCTCGTTCGAACGGGCGCCCGCTCCTCATTGCGAGCAGACCCACTTTGGCGTTCGCATCTACGAGTTCCACGATGAGGACGATGCGACCCACGTCCAGACGAAAAACTTCGTCATGCCCGTTACCTGCGCGGTGGGCGGAGGCCCGACCGCCACGGGCGACGGGTATCTGATGAACTGGCACGTACCGATCGACGACACGCACCATTGGCGCTACTCCATGGCGTTCAAGCGCTCGGGTCCCATTGACGCCCGATTCCGCGTCGCACGGGAATCGGTCACGGACGAGCACTACCGATTCCCTCGGAACAAAGCGAATCGCTACCTTCAGGATCGCGAGGAGCAGAAGCGCGACACCTACTCCGGTATGGGGCCCATCTTCGTCGTGCACGACAGCTTTGCCACCGAGACGCAAGGGGAGATCCAGGACCGTGTGCAGGAGCACCTGGCGGCGAGCGACGGCGGCATCGTCGCCACGCGGCTGGTCATGTTGCGCGCGATCCAGGCCGTCAGCGAGGGTCGAGACCCCGTTCACGTCTTGCGCCGCCCCGAAGACCAGGACCGCCTTCTCGACATCAACGTCATTCACGAGCGCCTTCCGCTCGGAACGCGATGGGACCAGTTTGGTGCGAGGCTCGCGCATGCACCGGTCGCGAATGTCGTGACCCCGTAA
- a CDS encoding fibronectin type III domain-containing protein, producing MAVVGNAEYGPILADPDGWTLYWWDGDSPWASYCADGCADLYPPYATDAEIAAPREVSEQISAIEREDGSWQITYEGWPLYYFSGDGQPGDVNGAGSDAYDALWSVVPISLPQSETPAPQAPTPEQVPPPSPLPEAPQPPVVPRPIEQPIPPAQPAREPSAPQFPPSALPYPPPSYYPVVAPLGPYDPVVRVVAPDGGTITLTWLADPGAVSYRIYQTTSPFPVSFGLRQTVRQTSGSLVSLDSVSGLTPGTQYFFQIRAVDPTGEERVAPAAAIVTPGFANVAIAPPTGVKVTDTTSTTATITWRASAGAVRYDVWQAQDPAGPFTLASVSNATSSGAIVGSLAPVTTYYFQVVALDRLGTPSAPSNTAVATTEPSILPPGSVSVALVTSTTATLHWVPSTGAVSYEVQESSSLGGPFFAVAPVSSSTRGATVGGLSPGAAYYFQVVAIDASGARSEPSNTAMAITTVPTPEAPRIAAPTRLVAVAMSASAIALSWGASDGATAYVPYMSTSRSGPYTATDSTAGTSATITGLSPSTTYYFQVVAIDASGNQSAPSNTASAATSSALTAPSVVVTNVGPRAVGLRWTPVPGATSYVVAQATTASGPFTPSALIEARGNEAAVTALTPTTTYYFQVTAVDAAGNQGPPSTPVAVTTTQ from the coding sequence GTGGCCGTTGTGGGCAACGCGGAATACGGGCCGATCCTCGCGGACCCGGATGGGTGGACGCTCTACTGGTGGGACGGGGATTCGCCGTGGGCGAGCTACTGCGCCGACGGGTGCGCCGACCTTTACCCTCCCTATGCGACCGACGCTGAGATTGCCGCGCCCCGCGAGGTTTCCGAGCAGATCAGCGCGATCGAGCGTGAAGACGGCTCGTGGCAGATCACCTACGAGGGCTGGCCGCTTTACTATTTCTCGGGTGACGGCCAGCCGGGCGACGTAAACGGCGCGGGCTCCGATGCGTACGACGCCCTCTGGTCCGTCGTGCCGATCTCGCTCCCGCAGAGCGAGACGCCCGCCCCGCAGGCGCCGACCCCGGAGCAAGTTCCGCCGCCCAGCCCGCTCCCGGAAGCGCCGCAGCCACCAGTCGTGCCGCGCCCGATCGAGCAGCCGATCCCGCCGGCGCAGCCGGCCCGGGAACCGAGCGCGCCTCAGTTCCCGCCGTCCGCTCTGCCGTACCCGCCTCCTTCCTACTATCCAGTCGTCGCGCCCCTCGGCCCGTATGACCCGGTCGTGCGCGTCGTGGCCCCGGATGGCGGCACCATCACCCTTACGTGGCTCGCCGATCCTGGGGCGGTCTCCTATCGGATCTATCAAACGACATCGCCGTTTCCCGTGAGCTTCGGGCTGCGCCAGACCGTCCGCCAGACCAGTGGATCGTTGGTCTCACTGGATTCCGTCAGCGGCTTAACGCCGGGCACACAGTACTTCTTCCAGATTCGGGCGGTGGACCCGACGGGTGAAGAGCGCGTGGCGCCGGCCGCGGCAATCGTGACCCCGGGGTTCGCGAATGTCGCCATTGCTCCTCCCACGGGGGTGAAGGTCACCGACACGACGTCGACCACGGCAACGATCACGTGGCGGGCGAGCGCGGGTGCGGTGCGCTACGACGTGTGGCAGGCGCAAGACCCGGCCGGGCCGTTCACTCTGGCGAGCGTCTCGAACGCCACATCCAGTGGGGCCATCGTTGGGTCGCTGGCCCCGGTCACCACCTACTACTTCCAGGTGGTCGCGCTGGATCGCCTGGGAACGCCGAGCGCGCCGTCCAACACCGCGGTCGCCACGACGGAGCCGTCGATTCTGCCGCCCGGCAGCGTCAGCGTCGCCCTCGTCACGTCGACCACCGCGACGCTCCACTGGGTCCCGTCGACCGGTGCTGTGTCATATGAGGTGCAGGAGTCGTCGAGTCTGGGCGGGCCGTTCTTCGCGGTAGCGCCGGTCTCATCGTCTACGCGGGGAGCGACGGTCGGCGGGCTCTCTCCCGGAGCGGCCTACTACTTCCAGGTCGTCGCCATCGACGCATCCGGAGCGAGGAGTGAGCCGTCGAATACCGCGATGGCGATCACCACGGTTCCCACCCCCGAGGCTCCTCGGATCGCCGCTCCCACGCGCCTCGTGGCCGTCGCGATGAGCGCCAGCGCGATCGCGCTGTCGTGGGGGGCGAGCGATGGCGCGACCGCCTACGTTCCCTACATGTCAACCAGCCGATCTGGCCCCTACACGGCTACCGACTCCACCGCTGGGACCTCGGCCACCATCACCGGCCTATCTCCGTCCACAACGTACTATTTTCAGGTGGTCGCTATCGATGCCTCAGGGAACCAGAGCGCTCCATCGAATACCGCCAGTGCGGCGACCTCATCGGCGCTGACCGCCCCCAGCGTCGTTGTGACGAATGTCGGCCCGCGAGCGGTTGGCCTTCGGTGGACGCCCGTGCCGGGCGCGACGTCCTACGTCGTGGCGCAGGCGACCACCGCGAGCGGCCCGTTCACGCCGTCAGCTCTGATCGAAGCTCGGGGTAACGAGGCCGCGGTCACGGCCCTCACGCCCACTACGACGTACTACTTCCAGGTCACTGCTGTCGACGCCGCCGGCAATCAGGGGCCCCCATCCACGCCCGTCGCCGTTACGACGACGCAGTAG
- a CDS encoding ABC transporter substrate-binding protein: MIGLRAVGLLLIAAGAIACAEPAAQGRPANAVAPSQQESRQLVIAIHDEPDTLALHPFTQPGQATYLIKRVFNAQLSYMDNEANPHPYLAEALPALETDSWKVFPDGRMETTWKLRDGATWHDGTPLTAEDFVFTWNVYSTPELGHSRTPPFDALDGVSAADPRTIVFAWKRPFPGAATMYEHNREYPPLPRHILETAFQQNTPDAFLNLPYWTVEFVGVGPYRLDRWEPGQFIEASGFAKHALGPPKIGRVRLVFMADSNAVLASLFSGDIQLTADAAARLSEVQLLKQDWVPSGAGAVNLHINQYRGIYIQFRSDILEQKALLDPKVRAALFHAADRQAINESVYGGEAILGDFLVPPLSEIGRAADRALVKYPLDPRRSEQLMAEAGYARGADGIFVSPTAGRFGVQVVTQAAADNISEIAVLADGWQRAGFGVEQRQLTGAASRQPDVLASFPDMLINSTAAGVGLINDFKISNIPTKDNRWNGSNRGGWANTEYTSLADTFATTLDHGQQIERVGQIAKIFSEQLPVLTLFYRSVVFAHTSALTGVTNAPPESTVPWNMQDWELR, from the coding sequence ATGATCGGTTTGCGCGCTGTCGGCCTGTTGCTGATCGCGGCTGGCGCCATTGCCTGCGCGGAGCCCGCCGCGCAAGGCCGCCCTGCGAACGCCGTTGCGCCCAGCCAGCAGGAATCGCGCCAGCTCGTGATCGCCATTCACGACGAGCCGGACACCCTCGCGCTCCACCCCTTCACGCAGCCGGGCCAGGCAACCTACCTCATCAAGCGCGTGTTCAATGCGCAGCTCTCGTACATGGACAACGAGGCGAATCCCCATCCCTATTTGGCCGAAGCACTGCCAGCGCTCGAGACGGATAGCTGGAAGGTCTTCCCAGACGGTCGAATGGAGACGACCTGGAAGCTGCGTGACGGCGCAACGTGGCACGATGGCACGCCACTCACTGCGGAGGATTTCGTCTTCACCTGGAACGTCTACTCGACACCTGAGCTCGGTCACTCGCGCACGCCGCCGTTCGACGCCCTCGACGGGGTTTCGGCCGCCGACCCCCGCACCATCGTGTTCGCGTGGAAAAGGCCATTTCCGGGCGCCGCCACCATGTACGAGCACAACCGGGAATATCCGCCCCTGCCACGCCACATTCTCGAGACGGCATTTCAGCAGAACACGCCCGACGCCTTTTTGAACCTGCCGTACTGGACCGTCGAATTCGTTGGAGTCGGCCCGTATCGACTCGACCGCTGGGAGCCGGGTCAATTTATCGAGGCCAGCGGATTCGCAAAACACGCCCTTGGCCCACCGAAGATCGGCCGCGTACGCCTGGTATTCATGGCGGACAGCAACGCCGTCCTCGCGAGCCTGTTTTCGGGAGACATTCAGCTTACGGCGGATGCCGCGGCGCGCCTCAGCGAGGTGCAGCTTCTGAAGCAGGATTGGGTGCCGAGCGGCGCCGGCGCCGTGAATCTGCACATCAACCAGTATCGAGGCATCTATATCCAGTTTCGTTCCGACATCCTCGAACAGAAGGCCCTCCTCGATCCCAAGGTGCGCGCCGCCCTATTTCATGCCGCGGACCGCCAGGCGATCAATGAGTCGGTCTATGGCGGTGAGGCAATTCTTGGCGACTTCCTCGTGCCGCCGCTGAGCGAGATCGGGCGCGCAGCCGATCGCGCGCTCGTCAAATACCCGCTCGACCCACGTCGAAGCGAGCAGCTCATGGCGGAGGCGGGCTACGCGCGGGGAGCAGACGGCATCTTCGTCAGTCCGACAGCCGGTCGCTTCGGCGTCCAGGTCGTGACTCAGGCCGCCGCGGACAACATCTCGGAGATCGCGGTGCTGGCCGACGGCTGGCAGCGGGCAGGATTCGGCGTCGAGCAGCGGCAGCTCACCGGCGCGGCGTCTCGCCAGCCGGACGTGCTGGCGAGCTTCCCGGACATGCTCATCAATAGCACCGCTGCCGGGGTGGGCCTCATCAATGATTTTAAGATCAGCAATATTCCCACGAAGGACAATCGCTGGAACGGATCAAATCGCGGCGGCTGGGCCAACACGGAGTACACCAGCCTGGCGGACACATTCGCAACGACGCTCGATCATGGGCAGCAGATCGAGCGGGTTGGGCAAATCGCGAAAATCTTCAGCGAACAGCTCCCTGTGCTGACCCTCTTCTACCGGTCGGTCGTGTTCGCCCACACGAGCGCGCTGACCGGCGTCACCAATGCGCCGCCAGAGAGTACCGTTCCCTGGAACATGCAGGATTGGGAGCTGCGCTGA
- a CDS encoding cupin domain-containing protein: protein MTQSTEVETNGRGRRRSLTAYERWAAEQGIPTVGGFYAHLNQLRLEPWERVGGNATFVRLSGAEEGYTDGQVVEIPPGRQLKPQRHLYEATVYILAGRGATTVWYDEAKKQTFEWRQHSLFAIPPNAWYQHFNLSGDETARYYAVTDAPLVMDLFHNLDFIFNNDFRFTDRFVAADGHFNGTGHFLEEGQPGAGSWETNYVADLSRFELLEAPGRGAGGRNVLFEIGNSTLVAHVSEFPVGTYKKAHRHGAGASVIILTGTGYTLHWHEGGPKTRVDWVPGTTFVPENMGFHQHFNTGQEPARYLAIRWGHGKYRFFRPRGDLTMVSTEEGGDQIEYEHEDPAIYAMYLEECAKHGVTPRMDALLAGIGRRA from the coding sequence GTGACACAATCGACGGAGGTTGAGACCAACGGTCGAGGTCGCCGCCGCTCGCTGACTGCCTACGAGCGATGGGCCGCCGAGCAGGGCATCCCCACGGTTGGCGGGTTCTACGCGCATCTGAACCAGCTTCGCCTCGAGCCGTGGGAGCGCGTTGGCGGGAACGCCACGTTCGTCCGTCTTTCCGGGGCAGAAGAGGGATACACCGACGGGCAGGTCGTCGAGATCCCGCCTGGCAGGCAACTGAAGCCACAGCGGCACCTGTACGAAGCGACCGTCTACATCCTCGCCGGACGCGGCGCCACGACGGTCTGGTACGACGAGGCGAAGAAGCAGACGTTCGAGTGGAGACAGCACAGCCTCTTCGCGATCCCGCCCAATGCCTGGTACCAGCACTTCAATCTCTCCGGGGATGAGACGGCTCGCTATTACGCGGTGACGGATGCGCCGCTGGTCATGGACCTCTTCCACAACTTGGACTTCATCTTCAACAACGATTTCCGTTTCACCGACCGCTTCGTCGCGGCTGACGGCCACTTCAACGGGACCGGACACTTCCTCGAGGAGGGTCAGCCCGGCGCCGGCTCCTGGGAGACCAACTACGTCGCCGACCTCTCACGATTCGAGCTGCTCGAGGCCCCCGGCCGGGGCGCCGGTGGTCGAAACGTGCTGTTTGAGATCGGAAACTCGACCCTCGTCGCCCACGTCTCGGAGTTCCCCGTCGGGACCTACAAGAAGGCCCATCGCCACGGTGCAGGCGCCAGCGTGATTATCCTGACTGGCACCGGGTACACGTTGCACTGGCACGAAGGTGGCCCGAAGACACGGGTCGACTGGGTGCCCGGAACCACCTTCGTCCCCGAGAACATGGGTTTTCACCAGCACTTCAACACCGGGCAGGAGCCCGCGCGCTATCTTGCCATCCGATGGGGACACGGTAAGTATCGGTTCTTCCGACCGCGGGGTGACCTCACGATGGTGAGCACCGAAGAGGGCGGTGACCAGATCGAGTACGAGCACGAGGATCCGGCTATCTACGCGATGTATCTGGAAGAGTGCGCGAAGCACGGCGTGACGCCGAGGATGGACGCGCTCCTCGCGGGAATCGGTCGGCGGGCGTAG
- a CDS encoding ABC transporter substrate-binding protein, whose translation MRGQPTGFYYKLGGTTAGADGLQDLVLVGLATTSDQGDLRPVLAEAVPSLENGNWKLSPDGGMETTWTIRPNARWHDGAPFTAQDLAFTVQLATDRDLPLRDSIMPFLERGEARDEHTFVAHWKRTFIWADRLFSTAGSGVTSGQILPLPRHLLEGPYTENKETFLGLPYWSDEFVGTGPFVVRELDPDSHAVVAANDQFALGRPKIDEIEVKFIPDSNTLVANVLAGVVDLTLSRTVSLEQGADAARRAPVRMEATPFNLQRLYPQFIDPQPAVTGDVRFRQAALLAIDRQELIDTLENGLTQVPDSILPPGDTLHREAEVGVAQYPYDPARAAQLLADLGYTRAADGALRSASGERLGSVEIQSQPGDDNQAKVLLAIADYWQRVGVSVDPVTQPPRQDAAISATRRGFWFRGGPNALLVLPTFVSTEIPRQENGYTGANVARYASSEYDALFTRFFSAIPDPERMRSLNLLLRHVTENLPLIPLYYRVEARIISNRLIHVAPRALESGPAWDAHRWEVQDQ comes from the coding sequence ATGCGCGGTCAGCCCACCGGCTTCTATTACAAGCTGGGCGGCACCACGGCCGGAGCCGATGGACTTCAAGACCTCGTGCTCGTCGGCCTGGCCACCACCAGCGATCAGGGAGACCTCCGCCCCGTCCTCGCAGAGGCCGTGCCCAGCCTGGAGAATGGCAACTGGAAGCTCTCACCCGACGGTGGGATGGAGACGACGTGGACCATTCGCCCCAATGCGCGCTGGCATGACGGCGCGCCATTCACCGCGCAAGACCTCGCGTTCACGGTGCAGCTTGCGACCGATCGGGACCTTCCGCTGCGGGACAGCATCATGCCGTTCCTCGAGCGGGGCGAGGCCCGCGACGAGCACACCTTCGTCGCCCACTGGAAGAGGACGTTCATCTGGGCGGATCGGCTCTTCTCCACGGCGGGCAGTGGCGTCACGAGCGGGCAGATTCTCCCGCTCCCGCGCCACCTGCTGGAGGGCCCCTACACGGAAAATAAGGAAACCTTTCTCGGGCTTCCGTACTGGAGCGACGAGTTCGTGGGGACGGGACCGTTCGTCGTACGCGAGCTGGACCCCGACAGCCACGCCGTCGTCGCCGCGAACGACCAGTTCGCGCTGGGCCGGCCCAAGATCGACGAAATAGAGGTGAAGTTCATCCCGGACTCCAATACGTTGGTGGCGAACGTGCTCGCCGGCGTCGTCGACCTCACGCTGAGCCGGACGGTGTCCCTGGAACAGGGCGCCGACGCCGCGCGGCGCGCGCCCGTGCGGATGGAAGCGACGCCGTTCAACCTCCAGCGCCTCTATCCACAGTTCATTGATCCGCAGCCCGCCGTGACCGGAGATGTGCGCTTTCGCCAGGCGGCACTACTGGCCATCGATCGGCAGGAGCTGATCGATACCCTGGAGAACGGCCTGACGCAGGTGCCCGACAGCATCCTGCCTCCGGGCGACACCCTGCACCGTGAGGCCGAGGTTGGCGTCGCGCAGTATCCCTACGATCCCGCGCGCGCCGCCCAGCTCCTCGCCGATCTCGGCTACACGCGTGCCGCCGACGGCGCCCTCCGAAGCGCGTCCGGCGAGCGCCTGGGCAGTGTGGAAATCCAGAGCCAGCCCGGTGACGACAACCAGGCCAAGGTGCTGCTGGCCATCGCGGATTACTGGCAGCGCGTCGGTGTGTCGGTGGATCCTGTGACCCAGCCGCCGCGACAGGACGCGGCGATCAGCGCGACGCGCCGCGGCTTCTGGTTTCGGGGTGGGCCGAACGCGCTCCTCGTGCTTCCCACGTTCGTCAGCACTGAGATTCCCCGCCAGGAAAACGGGTACACGGGAGCCAACGTCGCGCGATACGCCAGCTCGGAGTATGATGCGCTGTTCACCCGATTCTTTTCCGCGATCCCCGATCCCGAGCGCATGCGGAGTCTCAACCTTCTCCTTCGACACGTAACCGAGAATCTTCCGCTCATCCCCCTTTACTATCGTGTCGAAGCGAGGATCATCTCGAATCGTTTGATCCACGTGGCCCCGCGCGCGCTGGAATCCGGCCCCGCATGGGACGCACATCGATGGGAGGTGCAAGACCAGTGA
- a CDS encoding Rieske 2Fe-2S domain-containing protein yields MLTAEENERLTRIGPGTPCGELFRRYWQPVAMLSELSDASPTKHVRVLGEDLVLFRDRCGRVGLLADHCAHRGASLLYGRVEERGIACAYHGWLYDIAGNCLETPAEPADSRFHLTVKQRAYPVRAQYGLFWAYMGPAPAPSLMKWDLGEAGPLTISGPQYFDCNWLQGMENHMDQSHVFILHQESASRGIEGLNTARGRIDFLDGLEYREVPFGIKRKQVHKSGYVDTDLMIFPNIQRTYDHIGIRVPIDDTHMLRYTVHVDLKLHAPLDGEPVGDGDKTIRFQPGWPRSKTPTDAIHPVARYAMNGVQPQDLMALETQGPIADRVTERLATSDRGIVLYREILKREIDKVARGLDPIGIVRDPDPAPIDTDLQTWLEMTRRFPPQRTRAPQPASR; encoded by the coding sequence ATGTTGACGGCGGAAGAGAACGAGCGCCTGACGCGAATCGGGCCCGGTACACCATGCGGCGAGCTATTCCGCCGTTACTGGCAGCCGGTGGCGATGCTGTCAGAGCTTTCGGATGCGAGCCCCACGAAGCACGTGCGAGTTCTCGGCGAGGACCTCGTCCTGTTTCGCGACCGGTGCGGCCGTGTCGGGCTGCTGGCCGACCATTGCGCCCACCGGGGCGCATCCCTCCTCTATGGCCGCGTCGAAGAGCGCGGCATCGCGTGCGCGTACCACGGCTGGCTCTACGATATCGCGGGCAATTGCCTCGAGACCCCCGCTGAGCCGGCCGACAGCCGGTTTCACCTCACGGTCAAGCAGCGAGCGTATCCGGTCCGCGCACAGTATGGTCTCTTCTGGGCATATATGGGCCCGGCGCCCGCGCCCTCGCTGATGAAGTGGGACCTCGGCGAGGCAGGCCCGCTCACAATCTCCGGTCCACAGTATTTCGACTGCAACTGGCTGCAAGGGATGGAGAACCACATGGACCAGTCCCACGTGTTCATCCTGCACCAGGAATCGGCATCGAGGGGAATCGAGGGGCTCAACACGGCACGAGGACGGATCGACTTTCTTGATGGGCTGGAGTACCGGGAGGTCCCCTTCGGGATCAAGCGCAAGCAGGTGCACAAGAGCGGCTACGTCGACACCGACCTCATGATCTTTCCTAACATCCAGCGGACGTATGACCACATCGGCATTCGGGTTCCCATCGACGATACGCACATGCTGCGCTACACGGTCCACGTCGATCTGAAGCTGCACGCACCCCTCGACGGAGAGCCGGTCGGCGATGGCGATAAGACCATTCGCTTCCAGCCAGGTTGGCCGCGCAGTAAGACGCCGACCGATGCGATCCATCCCGTCGCCCGATACGCCATGAACGGCGTGCAGCCGCAAGATCTCATGGCGCTGGAAACCCAGGGCCCAATCGCCGACCGAGTAACCGAGCGACTGGCGACGTCGGATCGCGGCATCGTACTCTACCGCGAGATTCTGAAGCGTGAGATCGACAAGGTCGCGCGCGGCCTCGACCCTATCGGGATCGTTCGAGACCCGGACCCCGCTCCGATCGACACGGACCTCCAGACCTGGCTCGAGATGACCCGCCGCTTCCCACCACAGCGCACCCGCGCGCCGCAGCCGGCGAGCCGGTGA
- a CDS encoding helix-turn-helix domain-containing protein, translating into MSARAASSQATYDRILEAAAQLLLEGFVDAVTLDAVARRACVTVQTIIRRFGSRARLLEVAFHAANERAVSKRGDTPPGDIVAAVSGLFDHYEEIGDSVIRALAQEERVAAFRVPLALGRSAHRDWVIRAFEPYLARCDPSNRDEVLRALIVSTDVYTWKLLRRDMGLTRLEAEFVVQRLLRALFGEQGG; encoded by the coding sequence ATGTCGGCGCGCGCCGCGTCGTCCCAGGCCACCTACGACCGGATACTGGAGGCCGCGGCCCAGCTCCTCCTCGAGGGTTTCGTGGATGCCGTGACCCTCGACGCTGTTGCCAGGCGGGCTTGCGTGACGGTGCAAACGATCATCCGGAGGTTCGGCAGTCGTGCCCGGTTGCTGGAGGTGGCCTTCCACGCGGCCAACGAACGGGCGGTTTCGAAACGTGGAGACACGCCACCGGGTGACATCGTGGCCGCGGTATCGGGGCTCTTCGACCACTACGAGGAGATTGGCGATTCCGTCATTCGTGCTCTGGCGCAGGAGGAGCGCGTAGCCGCATTTCGGGTGCCTCTCGCGCTCGGGAGGTCTGCACACAGGGACTGGGTCATCCGTGCGTTCGAACCGTACCTCGCACGCTGCGATCCATCAAATCGAGACGAGGTCCTGCGAGCGCTGATCGTCTCCACCGATGTGTACACATGGAAGCTGCTCCGGCGAGACATGGGGCTGACTCGACTCGAAGCGGAGTTCGTCGTACAGCGTTTGCTTCGCGCGCTGTTTGGGGAGCAGGGAGGATGA